TCATTGGATTCCATCCCCTTCCGTCCCGTTGAAGCGGGCGGAGATGGAACGGCCACGGCGGATTCCAAAGAACCCCGCCCAGACTATTTCCGTGCTGCGGCCCATCGGCCGGGAGAAGAGCCATGACCAGGATCGAAGACAATAACACCCGTGTCGCTCTTTCCGCAGACGTCTCGCGCCTGTCCGGCCCGACCCGGCGTATGTCCGACAATGACAGCGCGCGTCCCCACAATCGCGACGGCCTGTTCCGTCAGGCGATAGAAACCGGACGCACCCGCCTGTTGATCACCGGCACGATCCTGGCGCTTTCCTTTGCTACAATCGGTGTGCGGTTGGTTGACGTCACGGCACTGCGCATGCCGTCGGAAAGCCGGGACATTCACGCCGCCCGAACGGAACCGATCAAGACCAGCCGCTCCAACATCACGGATCGCAACGGCACCATCGTCGCGACAGAGCTGAGGACGGTCTCGCTGTCGGCCAATCCTAAACATATTCTCGATGCACAGGAAGCTGCGGTTAAGCTGGCATCCGTTCTGCCGGACCAGTCGGCCTCCGCGCTGGCCAAAAAGCTGTCCAGCGGCCGCCGTTTCGTATGGATTCAGCGCCAGCTAACGCCGCTGCAGCAGTGGGAAGTCAACGCGCTCGGCATTCCGGGACTGGAATTTCATGCCGAAGAATCCCGCGTTTACCCGCAAGGCCGCCTGCTGTCCCATATCCTTGGGTTCACGGATATCGACAACAACGGCATTTCCGGCATTGAGAAGGAATTCGACAAAAGCCTGCGCAACGGCGATGCCCCCCTGCGCCTGTCGATCGATACCCGCCTGCAATATCTGATGCGCCGCGAGTTGTCTTCCGCGATCAAGGAATTCAGCGCAATCGGCGGCACCGGTCTGATAATGGACGCCCGCAACGGTGAAATCCTGTCCATGGTTTCCCTGCCGGATTTCGACCCCAACCATCCGGGTGAGGCAAATTCGGAAGCGTTGTTCAACCGGTCCACGCTTGGTATTTACGAGTTGGGCTCCACTTTCAAGATCTTCAATTCCGCCCTGGCTTTGGAGAGCGGAGTCGCCAAACTCGATACTGAGTTCGACGCGTCAAAACCATTGCGCGTCGCACGCTTCACAATCAACGATTATCATGGCAAAAACCGCTGGCTTTCGCTGGCGGAGGTCTTTATCTACTCCTCCAACATCGGCTCTGCGCAGATGGTGAGTGAAGTCGGTCCGGTCGCGCAAAAGGCCTTCATGGACAAGCTTGGTTTCCTGTCGCAGGTTCCGGTGGAATTGCCCGAGACGGGAAGCCCCCTCTACCCCAAGGTCTGGCGACCGATCAACATGATGACGATTTCCTATGGTCATGGCATTGCCATCAGTCC
The Aestuariispira ectoiniformans genome window above contains:
- a CDS encoding peptidoglycan D,D-transpeptidase FtsI family protein, which gives rise to MTRIEDNNTRVALSADVSRLSGPTRRMSDNDSARPHNRDGLFRQAIETGRTRLLITGTILALSFATIGVRLVDVTALRMPSESRDIHAARTEPIKTSRSNITDRNGTIVATELRTVSLSANPKHILDAQEAAVKLASVLPDQSASALAKKLSSGRRFVWIQRQLTPLQQWEVNALGIPGLEFHAEESRVYPQGRLLSHILGFTDIDNNGISGIEKEFDKSLRNGDAPLRLSIDTRLQYLMRRELSSAIKEFSAIGGTGLIMDARNGEILSMVSLPDFDPNHPGEANSEALFNRSTLGIYELGSTFKIFNSALALESGVAKLDTEFDASKPLRVARFTINDYHGKNRWLSLAEVFIYSSNIGSAQMVSEVGPVAQKAFMDKLGFLSQVPVELPETGSPLYPKVWRPINMMTISYGHGIAISPLHLAAGVAAMVNGGVMHSPTLIASDEPRKGHRIISKRTSKAVRKLMRLNNIDGSGKKSNAVGYLVGGKTGTAEKVNANGGYARKSLISSYVAAFPMNDPKYIVYVVLDEPHGTKATFGYATGGWVAAPVVSRVVSQMGPMLGIEPVDAEAPEVRQELAIGSPKGGKTLASF